The following coding sequences are from one Pseudomonas oryzae window:
- a CDS encoding DUF4398 domain-containing protein has product MTPRICAVLALSLLAGCASDPAPQAQLQLSEEALQQARAVGADASLEELRAAEEALAAAREAATREEYRRARMLAERAELDARLAEARTLTAKSGAQIAEVKGGIKQLRTELGGQP; this is encoded by the coding sequence ATGACTCCACGCATCTGTGCCGTGCTGGCACTTTCGCTGCTGGCCGGCTGCGCCAGCGATCCGGCCCCGCAGGCCCAGTTGCAGCTTTCCGAAGAGGCCCTCCAGCAGGCTCGCGCGGTCGGTGCCGATGCTTCCCTGGAGGAACTGCGCGCGGCCGAAGAGGCCCTTGCCGCTGCCCGCGAAGCCGCCACCCGGGAGGAGTACCGCAGGGCGCGCATGCTCGCCGAGCGAGCCGAGCTGGATGCTCGTCTCGCCGAGGCGCGGACCCTGACCGCCAAGAGCGGCGCGCAGATCGCCGAGGTGAAGGGCGGCATCAAGCAGCTGCGTACCGAGCTGGGAGGTCAGCCATGA
- a CDS encoding DUF2897 family protein — translation MPWFAWLFLALAFGLVIGSLLLLRDSADKMPLSEEELQRMRKREAELQAKAREEDGEDE, via the coding sequence ATGCCCTGGTTTGCCTGGTTGTTTCTGGCTCTGGCTTTCGGCCTGGTGATCGGCAGCCTGCTGCTGTTGCGCGACAGCGCGGACAAGATGCCGCTCAGCGAGGAAGAACTGCAGCGCATGCGCAAACGCGAAGCCGAACTGCAGGCCAAGGCGCGCGAAGAGGATGGCGAGGACGAATGA
- a CDS encoding substrate-binding periplasmic protein — MSVRSFLSRVTLATLLAVSTQALAAGKCERLVATGAPDQPPYLWQDPQHPEQLMGASADLLKALGQELGVQVEVIHTGKRAEALDDALNGRVDLLAGSYLTPAGLEQFDFIHPAYLEVPVHVWAQRDHAPLFARLADLASHRGLAVGTGSYAEPLLAQVDALKLKRSAKTGQALQQLQQGKLDFLLLERYAGLAEVERRGLAIELVALQPPLSAEPLYLALSHNSACNHPWLRGQLAKKMTEFRNAGLPQSLLQLNLERWKAQQPPAKL, encoded by the coding sequence ATGTCTGTTCGCTCCTTCCTGTCGCGCGTGACCCTGGCCACCCTGCTTGCCGTCTCGACCCAGGCCCTGGCCGCCGGCAAGTGCGAGCGCCTGGTCGCCACCGGCGCACCGGACCAGCCGCCCTACCTGTGGCAGGACCCGCAGCACCCCGAGCAGCTGATGGGCGCCAGCGCCGACCTGCTCAAGGCGCTGGGGCAGGAGCTGGGCGTACAGGTCGAGGTGATCCACACCGGCAAGCGTGCCGAGGCTCTCGACGATGCGCTCAATGGCCGGGTTGACCTGCTGGCGGGCAGCTACCTGACGCCGGCCGGGCTGGAGCAGTTCGACTTCATCCACCCGGCCTATCTCGAGGTGCCGGTGCATGTCTGGGCGCAGCGCGACCATGCACCGCTGTTCGCCCGGCTGGCCGACCTGGCCAGCCACCGCGGGCTGGCGGTGGGAACCGGCAGCTATGCCGAGCCGCTGCTGGCGCAGGTCGATGCGCTCAAGCTCAAGCGCAGCGCCAAGACCGGCCAGGCCCTGCAGCAGCTGCAGCAGGGCAAGCTGGACTTCCTGCTGCTCGAGCGCTACGCCGGGCTGGCGGAGGTCGAGCGCCGGGGGCTGGCCATCGAACTGGTCGCCCTGCAGCCGCCGCTCAGCGCGGAGCCGCTGTACCTCGCGCTGTCGCACAACTCGGCGTGCAACCACCCGTGGCTGCGCGGACAGCTGGCGAAAAAGATGACAGAATTTCGCAACGCCGGCCTGCCGCAGTCCCTGCTCCAGCTCAATCTGGAGCGCTGGAAGGCGCAGCAGCCCCCGGCCAAGCTCTGA
- a CDS encoding electron transfer flavoprotein subunit alpha/FixB family protein, with amino-acid sequence MTILVIAEHNNAALAAATLNTVAAAAQIGGDIHVLVAGQGCAAVAEAAAKVAGVAKVLVADNAAFAHQLPENVAPLVAELGKGYSHVLAAATTTGKNVLPRVAALLDVDQISEIIKVVSADTFQRPIYAGNAIATVQSSAAVKVITVRGTGFDAVAAEGGSAAIEAVAVGGDAGISAFVGEELAKSDRPELSSARVVVSGGRGMQNGDNFQLLYKLADKLGAAVGASRAAVDAGFVPNDLQVGQTGKIVAPELYIAVGISGAIQHLAGMKDSKVIVAINKDEEAPIFQVADYGLVADLFEAVPELEQSL; translated from the coding sequence ATGACCATTCTCGTCATTGCCGAACACAACAACGCCGCCCTGGCTGCCGCGACCCTGAATACCGTGGCCGCCGCCGCACAGATCGGTGGCGACATCCACGTGCTGGTCGCCGGCCAGGGGTGCGCCGCCGTGGCCGAAGCCGCTGCCAAGGTTGCCGGCGTGGCCAAGGTGCTGGTCGCCGACAACGCCGCCTTCGCCCACCAGCTGCCGGAAAACGTCGCCCCGCTGGTAGCCGAGCTCGGCAAGGGTTACAGCCACGTGCTGGCCGCTGCCACCACCACCGGCAAGAACGTGCTGCCGCGCGTCGCCGCGCTGCTCGACGTCGACCAGATCTCCGAGATCATCAAGGTGGTTTCCGCCGACACCTTCCAGCGTCCGATCTACGCCGGCAACGCCATCGCCACCGTGCAGTCCTCGGCTGCCGTCAAGGTGATCACCGTGCGCGGCACCGGCTTCGACGCCGTGGCCGCCGAGGGTGGCAGCGCCGCCATCGAAGCGGTTGCCGTTGGCGGTGACGCCGGTATCTCCGCCTTCGTCGGCGAGGAGCTGGCCAAGTCCGACCGTCCGGAGCTGAGCTCGGCGCGCGTGGTGGTCTCCGGTGGCCGCGGCATGCAGAACGGCGACAACTTCCAGCTGCTCTACAAGCTGGCCGACAAGCTCGGCGCCGCCGTCGGTGCCTCGCGCGCCGCCGTCGATGCCGGCTTCGTGCCCAACGACCTGCAGGTCGGCCAGACCGGCAAGATCGTCGCCCCCGAGCTGTACATCGCCGTGGGCATCTCCGGTGCCATCCAGCACCTGGCCGGCATGAAGGACTCCAAGGTGATCGTGGCGATCAACAAGGACGAGGAGGCGCCGATCTTCCAGGTCGCCGACTACGGCCTGGTCGCCGACCTGTTCGAAGCCGTGCCTGAGCTGGAACAGTCCCTGTAA
- a CDS encoding OmpA family protein has translation MNLSNLRPLLGLCGVLALAGCAGHGASQHELDKARGSYEQVAGDDAVLASAPKDVVRAGESLARAERLSSYWGSGEDVAHYAYLSQRYSAIAREHSLLAAQQRQLEKLRQEREGLQSALREARLLSVQQQSSWLEEQMDSLATMPTERGLVMTLGDVLFDTGRAELKSSANRTVLKLYQFLTLNPQRKVRIEGYTDSRGPAAENLELSRARAQTVADVLVELGVDAARIEVQGYGEAYPLAANASAQGRAENRRVEIVFSDDQGQLSPPRE, from the coding sequence ATGAATCTGTCGAACCTGCGCCCGCTGTTGGGCCTTTGTGGCGTGCTGGCGCTGGCCGGCTGTGCCGGGCACGGAGCGTCCCAGCACGAGCTGGACAAGGCGCGTGGCAGCTACGAGCAGGTGGCGGGCGACGATGCCGTGCTGGCCAGTGCGCCCAAGGACGTGGTCCGCGCCGGCGAGTCGCTGGCGCGCGCCGAGCGTCTGAGCAGCTACTGGGGCAGCGGCGAGGATGTCGCCCATTACGCCTACCTGAGCCAGCGCTACAGCGCCATCGCCCGCGAGCACAGCCTGCTCGCCGCGCAGCAGCGCCAGCTGGAGAAGCTCCGCCAGGAGCGCGAGGGGCTGCAGTCGGCCCTGCGCGAGGCCAGGCTGCTCAGCGTGCAGCAGCAGAGCAGCTGGCTGGAGGAGCAGATGGACAGTCTGGCCACCATGCCGACCGAACGCGGCCTGGTGATGACCCTGGGCGATGTGCTGTTCGACACCGGGCGGGCGGAGCTGAAGAGTTCGGCCAACCGCACGGTGCTCAAGCTCTACCAGTTTCTCACCCTCAATCCGCAGCGCAAGGTGCGCATCGAGGGCTACACCGACAGTCGCGGTCCGGCTGCCGAGAACCTCGAGCTGTCGCGCGCCCGGGCGCAGACGGTGGCCGACGTGCTTGTAGAGCTGGGCGTCGACGCCGCGCGCATCGAGGTGCAGGGCTATGGCGAGGCCTACCCGCTGGCGGCCAACGCTTCGGCGCAGGGACGGGCGGAGAATCGTCGGGTCGAGATCGTGTTTTCCGACGACCAGGGCCAGCTCAGCCCGCCGCGCGAGTAG